One genomic window of Anas acuta chromosome 14, bAnaAcu1.1, whole genome shotgun sequence includes the following:
- the SYNPO gene encoding synaptopodin isoform X3: MMLKVLTRAREHLTSCPGIPAAQGLGDVPGALAELGSLFVAGAGTFGVGRRFLPERQRWRAGVSRSSSLSEKELKEAKARSRRIVAQLTTAPGPSSKGVLLFHRRKQRVDGLTGTGAGHGTGLPLSPEPRRGAMEEGEGHGTRGTPPEPADAQQVPLSVYLKENMAPAATNGLHERERAEGEAGRLGGMQDGVGGSVAAPVPSQSVRIPEQKNGEVAGAPVGTGSISIGTGNAPMGTASITLGTGNTPVGTASVTLGTGNVEMPSVPVGTASAPMGMANPPMGTPNTPMGTATAPMGTANSPMGTASVPMGTASVPTGMANASMGMPSAPMGTANTSMGSASVPMGMPSEPMGMPSAPVGTASSPVGTASTPLGTASSPVGTATPSGQAQNGARSRQYYEVHLTLAKPKPVKNRTARPFGTQTPATPSQGPEGVPSQPPERAPPAPTELPPPPTYAETLGSPPPLSRVRSPPAYSALYPPVEQKVPQSPVHGAGAVPPLPKTGILEESAARRAHKKSMFTFVEKPKLGPNPDLLDLVQSADSRKKQKEHGEPGAEDEPFALGAEASNFVPSSAARGGQHLAPADDAPAWSSCLKSPRIQPKPKPQPSHNLTEARGKGAELFARRQSRMEKFIIEAPSQPELLRSPSPTMSLPPSWKYDATACLSPMVSRHPVQSPCRPSKTPPASLYGALAENEASQRELELSKHQPYQLQPSLFILSPSKVPPRAMPPPRPSLPDAYPCPQRTSCPASPLPPSPVWQPPAIGAASSPFPGASGALPLPPSSLPAPGASAELLLASPCRRVKGGFQAPRPSYSTRNAGIEAQDRRTSLPASPTWTPRSARRQGSLDGWASPASVPELDEGPPRSPPWSERSLSPLRQDADPRASRQMQARLARNIINAARRKSSSPKAVGTEGSRPFTPPAASPQVMGSPGLPRSPRPEGCRAPAPQVATSACSVPAAPGSPSPGYKSPLPSPRVDGPRSCASPGVSRATWAEGRRLLLSPGSAGLSPTPKSPLPSPVVGARSPAKRYSSRSPTDSDVSLDSEDSGAKSPGIHSFNLCPRGWTGSLRLKPGGLPSGAPCTS, encoded by the exons GTGTCTCCCGCAGCTCCAGCCTCTCGGAGAAGGAGCTGAAGGAGGCGAAGGCGCGGAGCCGCAGGATCGTGGCGCAGCTCACCACGGCGCCCGGCCCCAGCTCCAAGGGCGTGCTGCTCTTCCACCGCCGCAAGCAGCGCGTCGACGGGCTCACCGGCACCGGCGCGGGGCATGGCACGGGGCTGCCGCTGAGCCCGGAGCCTCGGCGAGGAGCCATGGAGGAGGGCGAGGGGCACGGCACCAGGGGGACGCCGCCGGAGCCTGCCGACGCGCAGCAGGTCCCGCTGAGCGTCTACCTGAAGGAGAACATGGCACCGGCCGCCACCAATGGGCTGCACGAGAGGGagagggcagagggagaggcGGGGAGGCTTGGGGGGATGCAGGATGGCGTGGGGGGCAGCGTGGCTGCTCCTGTTCCGTCACAGAGTGTGCGCATCCCCGAGCAGAAGAATGGAGAGGTGGCCGGTGCGCCcgtggggacaggcagcattAGCATAGGGACAGGTAACGCACCCATGGGGACAGCCAGCATAACCCTGGGGACAGGTAACACACCTGTGGGGACAGCCAGCGTGACCCTGGGGACAGGCAACGTGGAGATGCCCAGTGTGCCTGTGGGGACAGCCAGTGCGCCCATGGGGATGGCAAACCCACCCATGGGGACGCCAAACACACCCATGGGGACAGCCACCGCACCAATGGGGACAGCAAACTCACCCATGGGGACAGCCAGCGTGCCCATGGGGACAGCCAGCGTGCCCACAGGCATGGCCAATGCATCCATGGGGATGCCCAGCGCACCCATGGGGACGGCCAACACATCCATGGGGTCGGCCAGCGTGCCCATGGGGATGCCAAGTGAGCCCATGGGGATGCCCAGCGCACCCGTGGGGACAGCCAGCTCACCTGTGGGGACAGCCAGCACccccctggggacagccagcTCACCCGTGGGGACAGCCACCCCCTCCGGGCAGGCGCAGAACGGGGCTCGGAGCAGGCAGTACTACGAGGTTCACCTCACCCTGGCCAAGCCCAAGCCCGTGAAGAACCGCACGGCCAGGCCGTTCGGCACCCAGACGCCCGCCACCCCAAGCCAGGGTCCCGAAGGGGTCCCAAGCCAGCCCCCCGAGagagccccccctgcccccaccGAGCTGCCCCCGCCGCCCACCTACGCGGAGACGCTGGGCAGCCCCCCGCCGCTCAGCAGGGTCCGCTCGCCCCCTGCCTACTCGGCCCTGTACCCCCCCGTGGAGCAGAAGGTGCCACAGAGCCCCGTGCACGGGGCGGGGGCCGTGCCCCCCCTGCCCAAAACGGGCATCCTGGAGGAGTCGGCGGCCCGCAGGGCGCACAAGAAGTCCATGTTCACCTTCGTCGAGAAGCCGAAGCTGGGCCCCAACCCCGACCTGCTGGATTTGGTGCAGAGCGCGGACagcaggaagaagcagaaggagCACGGGGAGCCCGGTGCCGAGGACGAGCCCTTCGCCCTGGGGGCAGAAGCCTCCAACTTCGTCCCCAGCAGCGCGGCCAGGGGCGGGCAGCACCTCGCACCGGCCGACGATGCCCCGGCGTGGTCGTCCTGCCTCAAATCCCCCCGCATCCAGCCCaaacccaagccccagcccagccacaaCCTCACCGAAGCCAGGGGGAAGGGGGCCGAGCTGTTTGCCCGCCGGCAGTCCCGCATGGAGAAGTTCATCATCGAGGCTCCCTCCCAGCCCGAGCTGCTGCGCTCCCCGTCGCCCACCAtgtccctgcctccctcctggaAGTACGACGCCACCGCCTGCCTCTCGCCCATGGTCTCCAGGCACCCCGTGCAGAGTCCCTGCAGGCCctccaaaacccccccggcGTCTCTTTACGGCGCCCTGGCGGAGAACGAGGCGTCCCAGAGGGAGCTGGAGCTCTCCAAGCACCAGCCCTACCAGCTCCAGCCTTCGCTCTTCATCCTCTCCCCATCCAAAGTCCCGCCGAGGGCCATGCCACCGCCCAGACCTTCCCTTCCCGACGCCTACCCCTGCCCGCAGCGAACGTCCTGCCCGGCCTCTCCATTGCCTCCTTCCCCCGTTTGGCAGCCTCCTGCCATCGGGGCGgcctccagccccttccccggTGCCAGCGGggctctgcccctgcctccGAGCAGCCTCCCCGCTCCCGGAGCCTCGgcggagctgctgctggcctcgcCGTGCCGCCGAGTGAAGGGGGGCTTCCAGGCGCCCCGGCCCTCCTACTCCACCAGGAACGCGGGGATCGAGGCGCAG GACAGGCGCACGTCCCTCCCCGCCTCACCCACCTGGACGCCCCGATCTGCGCGGCGCCAGGGCAGCCTGGACGGCTGGGCCAGCCCGGCCTCGGTGCCCGAGCTGGACGAGGGCCCCCCCAGATCCCCGCCGTGGAGCGAGAGGTCCCTGTCCCCGCTGCGGCAGGACGCCGACCCCCGGGCCAGCCGGCAGATGCAAGCGCGGCTTGCCAGGAACATCATCAACGCTGCCCGCAGGAAGAGCTCCTCGCCCAAAGCCGTGGGGACCGAGGGCTCCCGGCCCTTCACCCCCCCAGCCGCCAGCCCCCAGGTTATGGGGTCGCCCGGTTTGCCCCGATCCCCCCGGCCGGAGGGGTGCagagccccggccccgcaggtGGCCACCTCCGCCTGCAGCGTGCCGGCCGCACCGGGCAGCCCCTCGCCCGGCTACAAGAGCCCCCTGCCATCGCCCCGGGTGGACGGGCCCCGCTCCTGTGCCTCCCCCGGGGTGTCCCGAGCCACCTGGGCAGAGGGACGCCggctcctgctgtccccaggctcCGCCGGGCTGTCCCCGACCCCCAAGAGCCCGCTGCCATCGCCGGTGGTGGGCGCGCGCTCCCCAGCCAAGCGCTACAGCTCCCGGTCCCCGACGGACTCGGACGTCTCCCTCGACTCCGAAGACTCGGGGGCCAAGAGCCcgggcatccacagcttcaaCCTGTGTCCCCGCGGCTGGACCGGGAGCCTGCGGCTGAAACCTGGGGGGCTGCCTTCGGGGGCCCCCTGCACCTCCTAA
- the SYNPO gene encoding synaptopodin isoform X4 has protein sequence MEEGEGHGTRGTPPEPADAQQVPLSVYLKENMAPAATNGLHERERAEGEAGRLGGMQDGVGGSVAAPVPSQSVRIPEQKNGEVAGAPVGTGSISIGTGNAPMGTASITLGTGNTPVGTASVTLGTGNVEMPSVPVGTASAPMGMANPPMGTPNTPMGTATAPMGTANSPMGTASVPMGTASVPTGMANASMGMPSAPMGTANTSMGSASVPMGMPSEPMGMPSAPVGTASSPVGTASTPLGTASSPVGTATPSGQAQNGARSRQYYEVHLTLAKPKPVKNRTARPFGTQTPATPSQGPEGVPSQPPERAPPAPTELPPPPTYAETLGSPPPLSRVRSPPAYSALYPPVEQKVPQSPVHGAGAVPPLPKTGILEESAARRAHKKSMFTFVEKPKLGPNPDLLDLVQSADSRKKQKEHGEPGAEDEPFALGAEASNFVPSSAARGGQHLAPADDAPAWSSCLKSPRIQPKPKPQPSHNLTEARGKGAELFARRQSRMEKFIIEAPSQPELLRSPSPTMSLPPSWKYDATACLSPMVSRHPVQSPCRPSKTPPASLYGALAENEASQRELELSKHQPYQLQPSLFILSPSKVPPRAMPPPRPSLPDAYPCPQRTSCPASPLPPSPVWQPPAIGAASSPFPGASGALPLPPSSLPAPGASAELLLASPCRRVKGGFQAPRPSYSTRNAGIEAQDRRTSLPASPTWTPRSARRQGSLDGWASPASVPELDEGPPRSPPWSERSLSPLRQDADPRASRQMQARLARNIINAARRKSSSPKAVGTEGSRPFTPPAASPQVMGSPGLPRSPRPEGCRAPAPQVATSACSVPAAPGSPSPGYKSPLPSPRVDGPRSCASPGVSRATWAEGRRLLLSPGSAGLSPTPKSPLPSPVVGARSPAKRYSSRSPTDSDVSLDSEDSGAKSPGIHSFNLCPRGWTGSLRLKPGGLPSGAPCTS, from the exons ATGGAGGAGGGCGAGGGGCACGGCACCAGGGGGACGCCGCCGGAGCCTGCCGACGCGCAGCAGGTCCCGCTGAGCGTCTACCTGAAGGAGAACATGGCACCGGCCGCCACCAATGGGCTGCACGAGAGGGagagggcagagggagaggcGGGGAGGCTTGGGGGGATGCAGGATGGCGTGGGGGGCAGCGTGGCTGCTCCTGTTCCGTCACAGAGTGTGCGCATCCCCGAGCAGAAGAATGGAGAGGTGGCCGGTGCGCCcgtggggacaggcagcattAGCATAGGGACAGGTAACGCACCCATGGGGACAGCCAGCATAACCCTGGGGACAGGTAACACACCTGTGGGGACAGCCAGCGTGACCCTGGGGACAGGCAACGTGGAGATGCCCAGTGTGCCTGTGGGGACAGCCAGTGCGCCCATGGGGATGGCAAACCCACCCATGGGGACGCCAAACACACCCATGGGGACAGCCACCGCACCAATGGGGACAGCAAACTCACCCATGGGGACAGCCAGCGTGCCCATGGGGACAGCCAGCGTGCCCACAGGCATGGCCAATGCATCCATGGGGATGCCCAGCGCACCCATGGGGACGGCCAACACATCCATGGGGTCGGCCAGCGTGCCCATGGGGATGCCAAGTGAGCCCATGGGGATGCCCAGCGCACCCGTGGGGACAGCCAGCTCACCTGTGGGGACAGCCAGCACccccctggggacagccagcTCACCCGTGGGGACAGCCACCCCCTCCGGGCAGGCGCAGAACGGGGCTCGGAGCAGGCAGTACTACGAGGTTCACCTCACCCTGGCCAAGCCCAAGCCCGTGAAGAACCGCACGGCCAGGCCGTTCGGCACCCAGACGCCCGCCACCCCAAGCCAGGGTCCCGAAGGGGTCCCAAGCCAGCCCCCCGAGagagccccccctgcccccaccGAGCTGCCCCCGCCGCCCACCTACGCGGAGACGCTGGGCAGCCCCCCGCCGCTCAGCAGGGTCCGCTCGCCCCCTGCCTACTCGGCCCTGTACCCCCCCGTGGAGCAGAAGGTGCCACAGAGCCCCGTGCACGGGGCGGGGGCCGTGCCCCCCCTGCCCAAAACGGGCATCCTGGAGGAGTCGGCGGCCCGCAGGGCGCACAAGAAGTCCATGTTCACCTTCGTCGAGAAGCCGAAGCTGGGCCCCAACCCCGACCTGCTGGATTTGGTGCAGAGCGCGGACagcaggaagaagcagaaggagCACGGGGAGCCCGGTGCCGAGGACGAGCCCTTCGCCCTGGGGGCAGAAGCCTCCAACTTCGTCCCCAGCAGCGCGGCCAGGGGCGGGCAGCACCTCGCACCGGCCGACGATGCCCCGGCGTGGTCGTCCTGCCTCAAATCCCCCCGCATCCAGCCCaaacccaagccccagcccagccacaaCCTCACCGAAGCCAGGGGGAAGGGGGCCGAGCTGTTTGCCCGCCGGCAGTCCCGCATGGAGAAGTTCATCATCGAGGCTCCCTCCCAGCCCGAGCTGCTGCGCTCCCCGTCGCCCACCAtgtccctgcctccctcctggaAGTACGACGCCACCGCCTGCCTCTCGCCCATGGTCTCCAGGCACCCCGTGCAGAGTCCCTGCAGGCCctccaaaacccccccggcGTCTCTTTACGGCGCCCTGGCGGAGAACGAGGCGTCCCAGAGGGAGCTGGAGCTCTCCAAGCACCAGCCCTACCAGCTCCAGCCTTCGCTCTTCATCCTCTCCCCATCCAAAGTCCCGCCGAGGGCCATGCCACCGCCCAGACCTTCCCTTCCCGACGCCTACCCCTGCCCGCAGCGAACGTCCTGCCCGGCCTCTCCATTGCCTCCTTCCCCCGTTTGGCAGCCTCCTGCCATCGGGGCGgcctccagccccttccccggTGCCAGCGGggctctgcccctgcctccGAGCAGCCTCCCCGCTCCCGGAGCCTCGgcggagctgctgctggcctcgcCGTGCCGCCGAGTGAAGGGGGGCTTCCAGGCGCCCCGGCCCTCCTACTCCACCAGGAACGCGGGGATCGAGGCGCAG GACAGGCGCACGTCCCTCCCCGCCTCACCCACCTGGACGCCCCGATCTGCGCGGCGCCAGGGCAGCCTGGACGGCTGGGCCAGCCCGGCCTCGGTGCCCGAGCTGGACGAGGGCCCCCCCAGATCCCCGCCGTGGAGCGAGAGGTCCCTGTCCCCGCTGCGGCAGGACGCCGACCCCCGGGCCAGCCGGCAGATGCAAGCGCGGCTTGCCAGGAACATCATCAACGCTGCCCGCAGGAAGAGCTCCTCGCCCAAAGCCGTGGGGACCGAGGGCTCCCGGCCCTTCACCCCCCCAGCCGCCAGCCCCCAGGTTATGGGGTCGCCCGGTTTGCCCCGATCCCCCCGGCCGGAGGGGTGCagagccccggccccgcaggtGGCCACCTCCGCCTGCAGCGTGCCGGCCGCACCGGGCAGCCCCTCGCCCGGCTACAAGAGCCCCCTGCCATCGCCCCGGGTGGACGGGCCCCGCTCCTGTGCCTCCCCCGGGGTGTCCCGAGCCACCTGGGCAGAGGGACGCCggctcctgctgtccccaggctcCGCCGGGCTGTCCCCGACCCCCAAGAGCCCGCTGCCATCGCCGGTGGTGGGCGCGCGCTCCCCAGCCAAGCGCTACAGCTCCCGGTCCCCGACGGACTCGGACGTCTCCCTCGACTCCGAAGACTCGGGGGCCAAGAGCCcgggcatccacagcttcaaCCTGTGTCCCCGCGGCTGGACCGGGAGCCTGCGGCTGAAACCTGGGGGGCTGCCTTCGGGGGCCCCCTGCACCTCCTAA
- the SYNPO gene encoding synaptopodin isoform X2, with amino-acid sequence MPEGHTGLLAGQTSSREPHGVSGDVPDPELTGGSLAVGAEPAAPQKSPDSAPELLPTAASPTADPSQEWRVVKIKRVLINPASEPRKASVSRSSSLSEKELKEAKARSRRIVAQLTTAPGPSSKGVLLFHRRKQRVDGLTGTGAGHGTGLPLSPEPRRGAMEEGEGHGTRGTPPEPADAQQVPLSVYLKENMAPAATNGLHERERAEGEAGRLGGMQDGVGGSVAAPVPSQSVRIPEQKNGEVAGAPVGTGSISIGTGNAPMGTASITLGTGNTPVGTASVTLGTGNVEMPSVPVGTASAPMGMANPPMGTPNTPMGTATAPMGTANSPMGTASVPMGTASVPTGMANASMGMPSAPMGTANTSMGSASVPMGMPSEPMGMPSAPVGTASSPVGTASTPLGTASSPVGTATPSGQAQNGARSRQYYEVHLTLAKPKPVKNRTARPFGTQTPATPSQGPEGVPSQPPERAPPAPTELPPPPTYAETLGSPPPLSRVRSPPAYSALYPPVEQKVPQSPVHGAGAVPPLPKTGILEESAARRAHKKSMFTFVEKPKLGPNPDLLDLVQSADSRKKQKEHGEPGAEDEPFALGAEASNFVPSSAARGGQHLAPADDAPAWSSCLKSPRIQPKPKPQPSHNLTEARGKGAELFARRQSRMEKFIIEAPSQPELLRSPSPTMSLPPSWKYDATACLSPMVSRHPVQSPCRPSKTPPASLYGALAENEASQRELELSKHQPYQLQPSLFILSPSKVPPRAMPPPRPSLPDAYPCPQRTSCPASPLPPSPVWQPPAIGAASSPFPGASGALPLPPSSLPAPGASAELLLASPCRRVKGGFQAPRPSYSTRNAGIEAQDRRTSLPASPTWTPRSARRQGSLDGWASPASVPELDEGPPRSPPWSERSLSPLRQDADPRASRQMQARLARNIINAARRKSSSPKAVGTEGSRPFTPPAASPQVMGSPGLPRSPRPEGCRAPAPQVATSACSVPAAPGSPSPGYKSPLPSPRVDGPRSCASPGVSRATWAEGRRLLLSPGSAGLSPTPKSPLPSPVVGARSPAKRYSSRSPTDSDVSLDSEDSGAKSPGIHSFNLCPRGWTGSLRLKPGGLPSGAPCTS; translated from the exons GTGTCTCCCGCAGCTCCAGCCTCTCGGAGAAGGAGCTGAAGGAGGCGAAGGCGCGGAGCCGCAGGATCGTGGCGCAGCTCACCACGGCGCCCGGCCCCAGCTCCAAGGGCGTGCTGCTCTTCCACCGCCGCAAGCAGCGCGTCGACGGGCTCACCGGCACCGGCGCGGGGCATGGCACGGGGCTGCCGCTGAGCCCGGAGCCTCGGCGAGGAGCCATGGAGGAGGGCGAGGGGCACGGCACCAGGGGGACGCCGCCGGAGCCTGCCGACGCGCAGCAGGTCCCGCTGAGCGTCTACCTGAAGGAGAACATGGCACCGGCCGCCACCAATGGGCTGCACGAGAGGGagagggcagagggagaggcGGGGAGGCTTGGGGGGATGCAGGATGGCGTGGGGGGCAGCGTGGCTGCTCCTGTTCCGTCACAGAGTGTGCGCATCCCCGAGCAGAAGAATGGAGAGGTGGCCGGTGCGCCcgtggggacaggcagcattAGCATAGGGACAGGTAACGCACCCATGGGGACAGCCAGCATAACCCTGGGGACAGGTAACACACCTGTGGGGACAGCCAGCGTGACCCTGGGGACAGGCAACGTGGAGATGCCCAGTGTGCCTGTGGGGACAGCCAGTGCGCCCATGGGGATGGCAAACCCACCCATGGGGACGCCAAACACACCCATGGGGACAGCCACCGCACCAATGGGGACAGCAAACTCACCCATGGGGACAGCCAGCGTGCCCATGGGGACAGCCAGCGTGCCCACAGGCATGGCCAATGCATCCATGGGGATGCCCAGCGCACCCATGGGGACGGCCAACACATCCATGGGGTCGGCCAGCGTGCCCATGGGGATGCCAAGTGAGCCCATGGGGATGCCCAGCGCACCCGTGGGGACAGCCAGCTCACCTGTGGGGACAGCCAGCACccccctggggacagccagcTCACCCGTGGGGACAGCCACCCCCTCCGGGCAGGCGCAGAACGGGGCTCGGAGCAGGCAGTACTACGAGGTTCACCTCACCCTGGCCAAGCCCAAGCCCGTGAAGAACCGCACGGCCAGGCCGTTCGGCACCCAGACGCCCGCCACCCCAAGCCAGGGTCCCGAAGGGGTCCCAAGCCAGCCCCCCGAGagagccccccctgcccccaccGAGCTGCCCCCGCCGCCCACCTACGCGGAGACGCTGGGCAGCCCCCCGCCGCTCAGCAGGGTCCGCTCGCCCCCTGCCTACTCGGCCCTGTACCCCCCCGTGGAGCAGAAGGTGCCACAGAGCCCCGTGCACGGGGCGGGGGCCGTGCCCCCCCTGCCCAAAACGGGCATCCTGGAGGAGTCGGCGGCCCGCAGGGCGCACAAGAAGTCCATGTTCACCTTCGTCGAGAAGCCGAAGCTGGGCCCCAACCCCGACCTGCTGGATTTGGTGCAGAGCGCGGACagcaggaagaagcagaaggagCACGGGGAGCCCGGTGCCGAGGACGAGCCCTTCGCCCTGGGGGCAGAAGCCTCCAACTTCGTCCCCAGCAGCGCGGCCAGGGGCGGGCAGCACCTCGCACCGGCCGACGATGCCCCGGCGTGGTCGTCCTGCCTCAAATCCCCCCGCATCCAGCCCaaacccaagccccagcccagccacaaCCTCACCGAAGCCAGGGGGAAGGGGGCCGAGCTGTTTGCCCGCCGGCAGTCCCGCATGGAGAAGTTCATCATCGAGGCTCCCTCCCAGCCCGAGCTGCTGCGCTCCCCGTCGCCCACCAtgtccctgcctccctcctggaAGTACGACGCCACCGCCTGCCTCTCGCCCATGGTCTCCAGGCACCCCGTGCAGAGTCCCTGCAGGCCctccaaaacccccccggcGTCTCTTTACGGCGCCCTGGCGGAGAACGAGGCGTCCCAGAGGGAGCTGGAGCTCTCCAAGCACCAGCCCTACCAGCTCCAGCCTTCGCTCTTCATCCTCTCCCCATCCAAAGTCCCGCCGAGGGCCATGCCACCGCCCAGACCTTCCCTTCCCGACGCCTACCCCTGCCCGCAGCGAACGTCCTGCCCGGCCTCTCCATTGCCTCCTTCCCCCGTTTGGCAGCCTCCTGCCATCGGGGCGgcctccagccccttccccggTGCCAGCGGggctctgcccctgcctccGAGCAGCCTCCCCGCTCCCGGAGCCTCGgcggagctgctgctggcctcgcCGTGCCGCCGAGTGAAGGGGGGCTTCCAGGCGCCCCGGCCCTCCTACTCCACCAGGAACGCGGGGATCGAGGCGCAG GACAGGCGCACGTCCCTCCCCGCCTCACCCACCTGGACGCCCCGATCTGCGCGGCGCCAGGGCAGCCTGGACGGCTGGGCCAGCCCGGCCTCGGTGCCCGAGCTGGACGAGGGCCCCCCCAGATCCCCGCCGTGGAGCGAGAGGTCCCTGTCCCCGCTGCGGCAGGACGCCGACCCCCGGGCCAGCCGGCAGATGCAAGCGCGGCTTGCCAGGAACATCATCAACGCTGCCCGCAGGAAGAGCTCCTCGCCCAAAGCCGTGGGGACCGAGGGCTCCCGGCCCTTCACCCCCCCAGCCGCCAGCCCCCAGGTTATGGGGTCGCCCGGTTTGCCCCGATCCCCCCGGCCGGAGGGGTGCagagccccggccccgcaggtGGCCACCTCCGCCTGCAGCGTGCCGGCCGCACCGGGCAGCCCCTCGCCCGGCTACAAGAGCCCCCTGCCATCGCCCCGGGTGGACGGGCCCCGCTCCTGTGCCTCCCCCGGGGTGTCCCGAGCCACCTGGGCAGAGGGACGCCggctcctgctgtccccaggctcCGCCGGGCTGTCCCCGACCCCCAAGAGCCCGCTGCCATCGCCGGTGGTGGGCGCGCGCTCCCCAGCCAAGCGCTACAGCTCCCGGTCCCCGACGGACTCGGACGTCTCCCTCGACTCCGAAGACTCGGGGGCCAAGAGCCcgggcatccacagcttcaaCCTGTGTCCCCGCGGCTGGACCGGGAGCCTGCGGCTGAAACCTGGGGGGCTGCCTTCGGGGGCCCCCTGCACCTCCTAA
- the MYOZ3 gene encoding myozenin-3: MTIMKPDPGDAPRLDLGKKVSTPQDVMLEELSLSTNRGSQLFQQRQRRMQRFVFEHPSGYKKLSAPGGSHGTEKAGLEGMANERPAGDAEGQQSFHSELHVAASPQGGPPEVPKKSERVLQMGRVLNPDNLAPGYSGPLREVPPEKFNVTAIPKGYRSPWQGLLGDKDKAVGRENQLPLRPSYGEFLSFNRTPTPFDRAVLSDLFYVPPAEVDPLSGLELLAQRRNFNRVPQGWARVLPESDEL; the protein is encoded by the exons ATGACCATCATGAAACCAGACCCTGGAGATG cgCCCCGGCTGGACCTGGGCAAGAAGGTGAGCACGCCGCAGGACGTGATGCTGGAGGAGCTCTCCCTGAGCACCAACCGCGGCTCCCAGCTCTTCCAGCAGCGCCAGAGGCGGATGCAGCGCTTCGTTTTCGAGCACCCCAGCGGCTACAAGAAG ctctcagcGCCGGGTGGCTCGCACGGCACCGAGAAGGCTGGGCTGGAGGGGATGGCGAACGAGCGGCCG GCTGGGGATGCCGAGGGCCAGCAGAGCTTCCACTCGGAGCTGCACGTGGCGGCATCGCCCCAGGGCGGCCCCCCGGAGGTGCCCAAGAAGTCGGAGAGAGTCTTGCAGATGGGCAGAGTCCTCAACCCGGACAACCTGGCCCCAG GGTACTCGGGGCCCCTCCGAGAAGTGCCCCCGGAGAAGTTCAACGTCACCGCCATCCCCAAGGGCTACCGCTCCCCCTGGCAGGGGCTCCTCGGTGACAAGGACAAGGCTGTGGGCAGGGAGAACCAGCTGCCCCTCCGACCCTCCTACGGGGAGTTCCTCAGCTTCAACAG GACTCCCACCCCGTTTGACAGAGCAGTGCTCAGCGACCTCTTCTACGTGCCCCCCGCCGAGGTGGACCCCCTGAGCGGTCTGGAGCTGCTCGCCCAGAGACGCAACTTCAACAGAGTGCCGCAGGGCTGGGCGCGGGTCCTGCCGGAGAGCGACGAGCTGTAG